ATCGCGTTTGACCGCCTGCAACTGACGCATGGCTATGCGAGCGGCGCGGCTGAATTTGACGAAATTCGCTTCGGCAACAACTGGGCCGCGACCGTCCAGTCGGCGGCGCTGGCGACTTTACCCGGCCAACAAACATTGGTCGGCATGCGCGGCCTGCCGCCTTCGCCCATCGGCGGCACCAATTTTCCGCGCGAATTTTTTCCGTTCGTGGACGCGTTCGGCCAGTATCGCTTTCTGGACTGGACCAACAAGGTGCATTCGCTGGCCGAATTGCAACAGCGCGCGGCGGACGAGACGGCGGATCTGTCGTCGCATCCCGGCTCCGATCAGTGGGACCAATACGGCGGCTGGCTGAACGGCCCACAGCTCGCGGCCACCGGGTTTTTCCGCGTGCAAAAATATCAGGGCGACTGGTGGTTCGTGGATCCGGATGGACACCTGTTCTGGTCGCACGGCGTCACCGGCGTCAACGCGCCGAGCGTGCCCACGGCGGTGACGGGCCGGAAAAATTATTTCGCCAACCTGCCGCAACCGGGCGACCCGACGGTTGAATTTCTCGCCCCGAATGGAAGCAACGTCACCGGCGTCAACGCGCCGAGCGTGCCCACGGCGGTGACCGGCCGGGAAAATTATTTCGCCAACCTGCCGCAGCCGGACGATCCAACCGCCGGCTTCCTGACGCCGTGGGGCAGCACGGTTTCCGGCGGGTATTACAATGGCAGCAATCCGTTGACGATGGATTTTTACGCCGCCAACGCCTTTCTGAAATACGGCCCAAACTGGTATTGGTTCACGCGCGATTTGGACCAGACGCGCCTGCGGAGCTGGGGCTTGAACACAATCGGTTCGTGGACTGTCAGCGACACGTATCTGCTTCGCCGCACGCCTTACGCTCGTGTGTTTTACCCGTATGTCGGCAACATCAATGGCGACAGCCGGCTGCCCGATTATTTCAATCCGGCGTTTGCCACGGCGCTGACGAATGTCCTGAGCGGGCCGGAACGCAACGATCCCTGGTGCCTCGGATTTTACATCAACAACGAATTGGTGTGGGCAAACCAAGGGCTTTTTACGGACGAGAAAGACGTGGCGCGCACGGCTTTGGCCGCCGTGAACACGTCGTTCGCCAAAGCGGCGTTGCGCGACCAGCTCATGAGCAAGTATGGCACGATTGCCGCGCTCAACGCCCAATGGGGCACGAGCTACGCGTCCTGGACCGATTTCCTGAACCAGCGTGCCACACTGCCGAGCGGCACGAGCGGCGACACGGATTTGACGGCGTTTTACCGCAATTACGCCGAGCAATTCTTCCGCACCTGCGGCACGGTCATTCACAGTTACACGAGCAATCTGTTTCTCGGCTGCCGCTTTGCCGGGCCGTATCCGGACGCCGCGCGCGCCTGCACGAACTACGTGGACGTGGCGAGCGTCAATTCCTACGCGAGCACGTTCAGCATTCCGGCGGGATTGGAGGCGGACATTCCGGTGCTCAACTCGGAACACAATATTTGCGCCAAGGACACCGGCTTGTTCTGGGGCGGCCTGAACACCGTTTCCAGCCAGGCCCAGCGCGCCAGTTCCTACACCAGCCATTTCAACAGCGCGATCGGTAATTCGCGCATCGTGGGCACGCATTGGTTTCAGATGCTGGACCGCAGCACGACGGGCATTCTTAATTCCGATGCGGACGGCGACAACAACAACGGCCTCGTGGACGTTTGCGACACGCCGTATTATCCATTGATCGCCGCCGTGCGCAGCGCCGGTCAGGCGATGTATTCCCAGCGCCTCGGCACCGCGCCGCCGACGATTTCCGCCCTCACCAATCGCACCATCCAGGTCAACACCAGCACGGGGCCGATGGCTTTCACCGTGGGCGATGACACGACGGCGGCGGGCTCTCTGACGGTGAGCGGGGCGTCGTCCAACAACAATCTGGTCCCGCCGGGCAACCTTGTTTTCGGCGGCAGCGGCGCGAATCGCACCGTCACCGTCACGCCGCAAGCCGGCTGGGCGGGCACGGCCGACATCACGCTCACGGTGACGGATGCCTCCGGCGCGCGCGGCTTCGCGACCTTTACGTTGACGGTGCTGCCGAATCCGCCGGTGCTGAACAGCTTCGCGGTCAGCGGTCAAAACTTTCAGCTCACCGTTTCCGGCAATGCCGGCCTGAACTATTACCTGCAAACTTCGACGAATCTGACGGATTGGCAGACGGTGTTTACCAATCTGAACGCCACGCCGCCGTTCGTCTGGAGCGATGCTGGAACTACGAATTATCGCAGCCGGTTTTACCGCGTTTTATTGAGTCCGTGACGGAAAAGGCCAATCATGTTTCCCATGAAACCATGCGCCACAAAGCCCGTCTATTGTCGGGCGCAGGCGCGATTTGCTGTCGGCGCGGCATCACATTGTCATGTGATGGCGTTAAAATCAGCATGGCCTACAATGGGTTAAGGCGATTAAAAATGACATGCAAACCAACGTCCTCATCACGGCCCTGCTGGGCAGTTTGCTGGCGCTGACGGCGTCGGCTGAATCCGTCGGCAACGGCGCGGCTTCGTCGGCGAATCGTCCGTCGGCCAAGCCGAATTTGATCATCATCCTGACCGATGATCAGGGTTATCACGACGTTGGGTTCAACGGCTGCAAAGACATTCCCACGCCGAATCTGGACTCCATCGCCGCCAACGGCGTGCGGTTTTCCAATGGTTACGTTTCCTACTCCGTGTGCTCGCCCAGTCGCGCCGGGCTGCTGACCGGCCGTTACGAGGAGCGTTTCGGTCACGAACGCAATCCGCAATGGCAGCCGGAGAACATTCATTCTGGCCTGCCGCTGACCGAAACCACGCTGGCGGACGCGCTGGGCCATGTCGGTTATCACAGCGGCATCATTGGCAAATGGCATTTGGGCAGCCATCCGGCGTTGCATCCGCTCAAGCGCGGGTTCAATGAGTTCTTCGGCTTTCTCGGTGGCGGGCATCGGTATCTGCCGGAAGAATTGACGCTCAAAGAAACCAGCGAGGCTAAAAATGCAAACGAGAGCGACAGTTATCGGCTTTGGATCTTGCGCAATTACGAGCCGGTCAAGACGACGAATTATCTGACCGATGAATTTTCCGATGAAGCCGTGCGTTTCATTGATCGGAACAAAGACAAACCGTTCTTTCTTTATCTCGCCTACAACGCGCCGCACGCGCCGCTGGAGGCGACGGAAAAATATTTGAGCCGGTTTCCGAACATCAAGAATCCCAAGCGCCGCACTTACGCGGCGATGATCAGCGCCGTGGACGACGGCGTCGGGCGCGTGCTCGCGGCATTGCGCCAGCAGGGATTGGCCGACAACACGCTTGTCTTTTATCTCTCGGACAACGGCGGGCCGACCGACGCGAATGCGTCCAACAATCACCCGTTGCGCGGCGGCAAAGGCAGTCCGTGGGAGGGCGGCTGGCACGTGCCGTTCGCGTTGCAATGGCCGGGACATTTGACGGCCGGAAAAGTTTATGAGCAGCCGGTGTTGTCGCTGGACATTTTTGCCACGATGGCCGCGCTGGTGAACGTGCCGACCGATCCGGTGCGTCCGCTCGACGGCGTGAATTTGCTGCCGTATCTCACCGGCCAGAAATCCGGCGCGCCGCACGACACAATTTATCTGCGGATGTATGACAAGGGCGCGTTTGCCGTTCGCAGTGGCGATGACAAACTCGTGATTCCCAAGCGCGGCGCCGCGCCGGAGTTGTTCAACCTCTCCCGGGACATTGGCGAATCAAAAAACCTGGCGAACGATTCCGGGATGCAGCCAGTCGTGGAAAAGCTGGAAAAACGGCGCGCCGACTGGAACAGTCAGCTGGTGCCGCCGGTCTTTCCCGGCCTGATGCAGGCCGGCGGCCTGCCAAAGAAACCCACAGCAGCGGAGGATTAGGAAGTGCGTCGCAACAGATTCCCATTCTTTACTCTGATCCTTTTGGCACTGAGCTTGGGTCTGGGCGACCGTGCCCTGGCCGACAAACCGAACGTTCTTTTCATTCTGGTGGATGACTACGGCGTCAAGGACGTGGGCATCGAAGGCAGCAAATTTTACGAGACGCCCAACATTGATGCGCTGGCCCGCAGCGGCATGCGGTTCACCCAAGGCTACGCGGCGTGCTGTGTGTGCAGTCCTTCGCGCGCGAGTATTTTGCTCGGCCAATACACCACGCGCCACGGCATCACCGACTGGGTCGGCGAAGATGCAGGCGCAAAATTTGCCCGCGAACGCCACACCCCGTTGCTCGTTCCCGATTACGCTCGCAATCTGCCCGCGAACGACACCACGCTGGCCGATGCGTTCAAGCAGGCGGGTTACGTGACGTTCTTTGCCGGCAAATGGCATCTGGGCAGCAAAGGCGCCTGGCCGGAGGATCGCGGCTTCGACATCAACAAAGGCGGTTGGGATGCCGGCAGTCCGATGGGTGGTTATTATGCGCCGTGGAAAAATCCCAATCTGCCCAACGGTCCGCGCGGCCAGTCCTTGACCCAGCGGCTGGCGGACGAAACGATTTCGTTTCTCGAACAAAGCACGAACAAACCGTTCCTGGCCTATCTCGCGTTTTACGCGGTGCATGGGCCGATTGAAACCAGCAAGCCGCTCTGGGAAAAATTTCGCGCGAAGGCGGCGGCGCAACCCAAGCCCAGGGAACGCTTTGAAATGGATCGCACCTTGCCGGTGCGCGTCGTGCAGGATAATCCGATTTACGCGGGACTGATTGCCAACATGGACAACGCCGTGGGACGCGTGCTGCAAAAGCTCGACGAGCTCGGCCTGGCCAGCAACACCATTGTGGTTTTGACCGGCGACAATGGCGGCGTGGTTTCGGGCGACAGTTACAGCTCGTGTGAATTTCCGTTTCGCGGCGGCAAGGGACGCCAATGGGAAGGCGGCACCCGCGTGCCATTTTACATCCGCGCTCCCGGCGTTACCCAGCCTGGCAGCACTTGCACCACGCCGGTCAGCGGCATTGATTTCTTCCCGACCCTGCTGCAACTGGCCAATGTCCAAGTGCAGCCCAAACAGGTCATTGACGGCGTGAGCCTCGTCCCGTTGTTAAATGGCGGCAGCATCACGCCCCGACCGTTGTTCTGGCATTACCCGCATTACGGCAATCAGGGCGGCGAACCGTCGTCCATCGTTCGCGACGGGGATTGGAAGCTGATTCATTACTGGGAGGACGGCCACAACGAACTTTACGACCTGGCCACCGACATTGGCGAACGACAGGATCTGGCCAAAAGCGAACCGCAACGCACGGCGGAACTGTGGTCGGAATTGTCGGCGTGGTTGAAGGCAACGAACGCCAAGCTGCCGCAGCCCAATCCGGATTACCAGCCGGCCTGGGCGGTGCAACAGCACACGGCGGCGCTGAAGCTCAAGGAGCGGCTGGAAAAACAACACGCGGAATTTCTGGATCCGAACTGGCAGCCGGATCCCACCTGGTGGAAAAGCCTGACGACGAAGGACTGATTCTCCCTGACGTGTTGCCAGACCTCAAATTTATGACCACGAAGAAGTCATTGTTCCCAAAAAATGCGCGCCGCTTGGGCTGTGTGCTGGTCGCCTGGTTTTCCCTGCCGGGTCTCGCTCCGGCGGCAACCGCCGCGCCCGTGCCCATCGGCAACTCCAAGCCCAACATCGTGCTCATCGTGGCCGACGATTTGGGCTATGGCGACCTCGGTTGCTACGGAGCGACAAAAATCCAAACGCCCAACGTGGACCGGCTCGCCTCGGAAGGCGTGCGCTTCACCCAAGGTTACGCGCCGTCCTCGACCTGCACGCCGTCGCGGTTTTCGCTGCTGACCGGTGAATACGCCTGGCGCCAGAAGGACAAGAAGAACAGCATTCTCGATGGCGACGCGCCGTTGTGCATTGACGTGGGGCGCTTGACGCTGCCGGAAATGCTGCGCCGCGCGGGCTACTACACCGGCATTGTCGGCAAATGGCATCTCGGCTTGGGTGACGGCCAGACGCCGGTGAATTTTAACAACGAAATCAAACCCGGTCCGCTCGAAGTGGGCTTTGATTATTCCCACATCATTCCCGCCACCGTGGACCGCGTGCCGAGCGTGTGGATTCAGAATCACCAGGTTGTCGGCCTCGACCCGGTGGACCCGATCACAGTGAGTTACGTCACCAACATCAGTGACGACTCCACCGGCATGGATGCCATGGAACGTCCCGACTTGCTCACGCACTACGGCGCGGACAAACAGCATTCCGGCACCATCGTCAACGGCATCAGCCGCATCGGTTATATGCGCGGCGGCCACGCGGCGCGGTTCAAGGACGAAGACTTGGCGAAGACCGTCGTGGCGAAATCCGTGGCTTATCTCGAACAGCACAAGGACGGTCCGTTCTTTCTCGAAATCGGCCTGTTCGAGCCGCACGTGCCGCGCGTGGCCGAATCACCGTTTGTCGGCAAAAGCCAGGCCGGGCTGCGCGGCGATGTGATTGAGCAAATTGACTGGGAAACGGGCGAAATCATGAAGGCGCTCGACCGGTTAAATCTTACGACGAACACGCTCGTCATTCTGACCAGCGACAACGGCCCGGTGCTGTTTGATGGTTACTATGACCATGCCAGGGAACAGTTGAACGGCCATGAACCCACCGCCGGGCTGCGCGGCTGGAAATATCTGGTGTTTGAAGGTGGTTGCCGCGTGCCGTTGATTGCGCGGTGGCCGGAGCAAATCAAGCCGCGCGTGACCGATCAACTGTTCAACCTGGTAGATTTCATGGCCACATTGGCAGGCATAGTGGGACAAAAAGTTCCGTCTTCCATCGCGCCGGACAGCCTCGATTTATCCGCCGTGCTGCTGGGTCAGACGACGAAGAATCTGCGGCAGGACACCGTGCTGCATGGCATTTCGGACACATTGGCGCTGCGCTGGGGCGATTGGAAATATGTTCCCGCCAACGCCAAGGCCAAAGCGAGCGGCATGGGCAGCGGGGCCAATCCAAGTGACAACCGTTTTGTGGAGGCGCGCATCACTCATCCGTTGCTGTTCAACCTCGTCAAGGATCCCGACGAACAGACCAACGTCATCAGTCAGTTTCCGAAAAAGGCGGCCGAGATGCGCACCCGGCTCGCGGCAATCAAGAATCGGACGGCAAAATGAGGGGCGGCGTTTCATTCTGGCGCAGGGGCATGCTGGTAGCATGCGTTTGGCTGGGCGCGGCGCTGGGCCACGCCGGAGTCAATTACTACGTCGATCCGGGGCTGGGTGATGACGCCAACTCCGGCACCAGCCCAAAGGCTGCGTTCCGGACACTGGCTCGAGCAGAAACGCTTCTGCTCCAGGCGGGGGATCATTTGCTCCTGGCGGCAGGACAGACCTTCGCCGGACAGTTGCGCCTTAAAGGGCTGAGCGGCTCTGACACTCAGCCCATCGTCATCTCCAGTTATCCAGCCGCTGACAAAGGTAGCGACGCGATGGCGCGCATTGATGCCAAAGGGCACGCCGCCGGAGTGCTTTTGAAGAATTGCTCACATGTCACGCTGGCGAACCTCGGCATCACCGGAAACGGCGGCGGCATGGACCCCGCGGCACCATCCGGAAAGGCCGCCATGCGTTGCGGGGTTTTGGTCCAGGCGGACCGGCCCGGCGTTTATGGCGGCTTCACTCTTTCCAACCTCGTGGTCGAAAATGTGTTCTTTGAAGAACCGGGTTTCCGCCGCAATCCCGAAGAGGTGCGAAGCGCCAACGGCACCCAGAACTACGGCTGGGGCATCCGCTTCATCAGCAGTTCGCCCGCAGCCGTCATGCAGGACATCACCATCCACGATTGCCGCATCGCAAACGTCAGCCACACGGGACTCAAGTTGACCGCTCCGGGCAACGGCCTCCGAAACGTGACCGTTCAAGGCCTCCGCATCGCCAACACCGGTGGGCCGGGTGTGCAAATGTCCGGAGTAAGCGGCGGGCACTTCAGCCAGTTGGAGGTCAACCACAGCGGCAGCACGAACGACACCCGAAACTGGGGCCGCGGCAGCGGATTGTGGACCTGGGGATCCAGCGACGTCGTAATCGAAAAGAGCCGCTTCCTGAATGCCAATGGCCCGGGTGACTCGGCCGGCGTCCACATCGACTTCAACTGCCGCAACGTCATCGTCCAATACAACCTCAGCGCGCACAACGCGGGCGGCTTTTGCGAAATTCTCGGCAACAATTACAACTGCGCCTATCGCTACAACGTGAGCGTCAACGACGGTTACCGCATCAAGGGCCAAGGCGGTGCCTTTCAGGAGGGAAAAACTTTCTGGCTGAGCGGTTACACGGGTGACAAGAGCCCCAGACAGGGACCGTTTAACACCTACTTCTACAACAACACGATTTACGTCAGCCCGGATATTGTCGCGAAAATTGCCGTGACGCCAACCGCGCGCGGCGTGCTGATTGCCAACAATATTTTTTACTTCGCAGGTTCCAGCGTGTTGGTGCCAGGCGACCAAAACCGTCCGGATGCCAGCCGGCCGGACTCCATTCCGGAGGTCGTGTTTGAGAACAACCTGTTTCTGCGTCCAGACACCTGGCCGGCGGTGGCGCCCGTGCAGGACAATTCCCCCATCCTTGGCGACCCGGAGTTCAAAAATGGCGGCGGCCTGACGTTGGACGATTACGTGCCAGCGAATGTGAACTTGATCCGCGACCGGGGCATCGCGATTCCCAGAATCCCCAATGATCAAATCGGGCTGGCAGGAGGAATGAATCCCGGCCAGGACATCCTCGGCCATGCGATTCAAGGCCAGCCCGACGTGGGCGCCATTGAACTGCCCTAGCCGCAACACCTGGCATTCGGCGCAATTATTCCCGCCAGAAAATTGCCACAGACGGGCAGCAAGAATTTTGAAAGGATCTCGCGCCCGGTCAACGGGCGTTGCCCCAACCATCTTCAAAACGAGACCAACGCCGGCATGCAAATGCCATTAACGTCGGTCGATTAACGCCATCAGCCGCACGGCATTTGGTGCCTGATGGATTTGATACACTTCACTACCAGCGAGCAAAAATGCGCCGACGGCGTAAACTTCCGTGTGCTCAGGATCAAACTTCTTCGGATCCGCGCCGACCGGTTGCACATGCGTCAGTTTTCCGTCGGCATTCACGCAATGCGTCAGCGCCGCCCAGGCTGTTCGCGCCGGGGCTCAAACCGTTTCCGGCAGCGGATAATCTTCCGGGTCCAGCAAACTCGAGCGCCACAAACCATCCGGCTGCTGACAGGCCAGAACCTTGTCGGCCATTTCGCGGAACTGCTGGATGAAGCGGGCCCGCGACGGATGATCTTCCGGAAGATATTGCAACACGCGAACCAGACCGCCCATGACCCAGCCGTTGCCGCGGCCCGCGACCGTCAATTGTGATCGGAACCGCCCCAGACTTTTCCGCTTTAAAAAATCCGGCCCGCACCTGCCGCATCGGCACTGCCCGTCGAATCGGTCGCGCCCGCGGGTTTGCCTTCTTCGAGCACATTGAACTCCGCCATCGAGGTGAACCGGTCGTCGCCAAAGCCGGTCCGCGCAACGAAACGAACGAAGCGCGTTTTCACTGGCCGGGCAAAGGTCACCGTCTTCAACTTGGCGTCCGCGCTGAACGTCCCCGTTGCCACGGGCTCGCCCCAGTTCGTTCCGTCCTCGCTGACGTAGCATTCGTAATCCTTGATCCAGCCGTTGTGATTTCCGTCCTGCCGCGGCAACACGGTGACGCCCCGCAGCGTCAGGGGTTCCATGAGCCGAAGCCGAAGTTCATGCGGATGCGGCTTCAGCCCGTCGGACCACGACGTGTGCCAGAGCGTGCTCGAGTCGCGGTCCATCATGTTGGCGGCCTCGTAACCCAGTTCCTCACTGTCTGCTTCAATGGACGCGACGGCCAAACCGCGCGCCTTGTCAGCGGACGTCATCAAAGCGCGCACCTGTTCGGGCGTGATGGAGAGGTGCGGCTTGAAGCGCGAACTCTCCAGGTAATCCAGCAGGCTTTGCCGGAACTGTCGCCGCACAGGATCGGCTTCCAGGTCGTTCTCCAAATCAATGCTGCACACGGCGAGTTTGCCCGCGCCGACTTTCGCTTCAAAAAGCAGGCCAAGTTTCCGGTTCGTCACCCAGTCGTCAATCACCTGCACGGTCGGACGCAATTTCGCGGGCAGATCGTCGAGTATCATCGCCCCGGCGCAACTCACGAGATACCACCATTGCCAGTTGCTGTGAAACTCAGTCGGAAACTCCGCCAGCGCGGGACTCTTCGGATCGCACAAAATTCCGAGCGTCGTCGGTGCCTGCCGGCCCGTCCAGGCGGTGTTCCAGAAAATGCTGGAGAATCCGAGTTTTACCGGTGCCTTTTCGGCGTTTTTGACGCGTTGCGGCGGGATAAGCAACAGCACCTTGCCGCCCGCGTTGAGTTTGGCGAGCGCCGCGTCGCTCAATTCGTTGACCACCGTGAGGTCGGCAGGAACCGCAGCGGTCACCCTCGGCGGATAGATCCAGATGTCCCAGTCGTTTTCATATCGGGCCGGCGAAATTGTTTGGTGAGCTGAAGCCGATTGTTCGACCGCCACCACGAGTTTGCATTGCTGCGGGGCGGACGCGCGTTTGAGTGGAGCACGGATGTGTCCCAGCGCAATTCCATTGCCAATGGGAAGGTCTTTGGCCGGAAATTCCCCCTGCGCGATCACCTCTCCATCTGCCGCCACAATCTTCCAGATAGTTGTGGCATGAATGGGCGCGGGTCCAAAATGAGCCAGTTCGAGATCGGCTTCGAGCGTCTCGTCCGTCGTAAAAACGCGCTGGGTCAATCGCGCGAGCGGCACGGTGCTGTTGCAAAAGCGGCTGTATTCCCCGGCTGTCACATAGCCCTTGTCCTCCCAGAACGGATCAAGCACACCCACCAATGCCGTGCCTTGACCGGGAAAATCATGCAGGTCGAGCAACTCGAACCCACCCATGCCCGGCGTGCGCAGCGCAGATTCGATGTCCTCCTTGTAACAGAGTGTTTGGAGCTTGCCGGATGCCAGCAGAAATTGCCGCGCTTCGTCGCCCATGTGATGCGCTCCGAGTGAATCGCGGAAAATCTCGAAGTTTCGCGGCTTGAGATAGCCCGTGTATTTCTTCATCTCGTCAAAATTGGGATACACGCACCATTGCCCGACCTCGTGGCTGATGACCGGCACGTTGCGCTTTTGGATGTAATCACGGTAATCGGTCGTGGTTTCCGGCGGCTTCGCATTGAGGCGCGATTTCAGCCCGGCGCCCCAAAGCTGGATACGCGGATCGGGCGTAACGTGGAATTGATTCTCGGGAATCTGCGGCCATCCGGCGCCGCTGGTCCAAAGCCGGCGTGGGTCGAGTGATTTGTAGTAATTCACCCATTTCGCGAGATACTCCGAATGATTTTTCCCGCCGGGCTCGTTGCCGTAAGGCATGAGGATGAACGACGGATGATTGCCATAATATTTCAAGATGCGATCCGTCTCGGCGTAAATCCAATCGTCCACGGGCTTGCCGTCGCCCAGCGTCGTGGACTGATTTGCCCATGAGGACGCCTCGACATGAAAGTAGAAGCCCAGTTCATCCGCCGCCTCGAACGCCGCTTCGGGCGGACACCACGAATGAAACCGAATCAAATTCAATCCATGCGCCTTGCAGATTTTGATGACCCGCTTCCATGATTCCACGTCGGTGGGCAGATGGCCGGTCTTGGGATAGATGCAGCAATCGAGCGTGCCGCGAATGAAGGTTTTGCGACCGTTGATGGTGAATTGCGTGCCTTCCGTTGAAATATCCCGCAGACCGAGGGTGACGCGGCGTGTGCTGCGTGCTGCGTGATCCGTGACGAGTGTTGCGGTGAGTTCGTAGAGCGCCGGGTGGAATCCGTCCCAGAGTTGTGCGCCGGCGCCCAGCGGGATTTCGGTTTCAAGCGAACCGCCGGAGTTGTTCCACGTCACATCAATTTTCCAGGTCCGTTCCCCATCACCCCGACTCTCTCCCGCTGGGAGAGGGAGTTCTTTCCGTCCGTCGTTGGAGGTTCTCGAAGTCGCAGGTTCACGAGACACAGGAGTTGGATTCTCCCTCTCCCCGGGGGAGAGGGTCGGGGTGAGGGCGATCGTGATCTCAACAGTTCCCGTTCCAGAAGTGCCGCCCTCGTTTCCAATCCGCCCCTTTACCGTCACCGATTTCTTCGCCGCGTTTGGATACATCTGCAAATCCGCGATCCACACCAGCGGCGTCGCGCGCAGTTCGATTTTGCCGACGATGCCGTTCCAATCGCCCTGCGTGTGATCGCTGACGCTGTGCGAGTTCTCGCCGATGTCCACAACCAGCCGGTTGTCCACGCGGATTGTGAGCGTGTGCCTGCCGGGGGCGAGCGAGCCAAGGTCATAATCGTGCGGCGTGGCCAGGGAATTGTTCGTGCCGATCAACTGGTGATCCAACCAGACGCGCGTCTCCCAATGCGGCCGTTCAAGGGAAAGCACAACGCGTTTGCCCGCCCAATCGGGCGGAATTTCAATCTCGCGCTGATACCAGGCGGCGCCCGCGTAATATTTTTCCGGCGTCAGCCAGAACGGCACCTTCACGTTCCCCGGCTCGCGGTATTTCGCATATTGCGGTTCCGTGAACCATGAGCGGTCCACGATGCCGCCAATCCACTTCGTATCCACGGTCACGGGATCACCGATGCCTTGCCCGGGCAGCGAGCCGGGCAGTTTGATGCGGTCCGGCAATGCACGCTCAAACCAGCGCTCATGGACACCAGCATCAGCGCGGTCCAGGGCAAAGCGCCAGCCGCCCGCCAGGGAGATCGAATCGTCCGCCGCGCCGCTGGCGGCAAGCCAGCCGAGCCAAAGCACACCAGCAAGAATTGTTGTTTTCATCCTCATTCTTTCGGAAACCACTTTAAGAGTTCCGCAGCCACCAACTCGTGACCGCGACCGTTCGGGTGATTGCTCTGAGCCATCAAATCCTCGAGTCGCACGCCCGCTTTCACCTTCGCACGAAATGCTTCCAGGCTGTCCACCAAAGCGACGTGATACTCCGCCGCCAGCCGCCGAATTTGCGCCGCGTGCTGATTCAAGGGATCGTTCGGATCATCCAGCTTCGCCGTCGTGGCGGGTGTTGGCGTGAGCAGGATCACTTTTACATTGTGAGCCAGCGCATTCGTGATCATCGAACGCCAGGCTGCCTCCGCGCGTTTGAGTCCGATGGCGCGGTCGTTCAACGCGTAGTCAATCGTCACCACGTCGGGCCGTAGCGCGAGCACGTCGCGTTCGAACCGTTTTGCCCCGCTCTCGGAATTCTCGCCGCCGATGCCCGTGACGATGACGTTGATGACCGCATGCGGGAACCGTCCGCATAATGCGCGGTGCAGCCGATTGGGATAGGCCGTCAACATCCGCACTTCCGGCGTCTGCGCGTAACCCGCCGGCACGCTGTGGCCATGGCAGACGATGTTGACCGTGCGATTCGACGGCCATTCCCGTCCAAGTTCCGCCACGACGTTGGCCAAGTAATTCGCCGACTCCGCGACGCCGGCTGGTGCGGCCGAAACGGTCACCGTAAAAATCAAAACCGCGAGACTCGTGAGATATGCGAACCGCGGTGAGAAAGACCGGTTCCGCCCGACAACCTCAGCGTTGCGACGAACAAACTCGTCGCCGGACTCGAACGGCTGGGTCCACGTCCCATTTTTGCGTGCTTCTTGTGTTTCGTGGTTCAGCTCAGCCGCCATAG
Above is a genomic segment from Verrucomicrobiia bacterium containing:
- a CDS encoding discoidin domain-containing protein, translated to MKTTILAGVLWLGWLAASGAADDSISLAGGWRFALDRADAGVHERWFERALPDRIKLPGSLPGQGIGDPVTVDTKWIGGIVDRSWFTEPQYAKYREPGNVKVPFWLTPEKYYAGAAWYQREIEIPPDWAGKRVVLSLERPHWETRVWLDHQLIGTNNSLATPHDYDLGSLAPGRHTLTIRVDNRLVVDIGENSHSVSDHTQGDWNGIVGKIELRATPLVWIADLQMYPNAAKKSVTVKGRIGNEGGTSGTGTVEITIALTPTLSPGERENPTPVSREPATSRTSNDGRKELPLPAGESRGDGERTWKIDVTWNNSGGSLETEIPLGAGAQLWDGFHPALYELTATLVTDHAARSTRRVTLGLRDISTEGTQFTINGRKTFIRGTLDCCIYPKTGHLPTDVESWKRVIKICKAHGLNLIRFHSWCPPEAAFEAADELGFYFHVEASSWANQSTTLGDGKPVDDWIYAETDRILKYYGNHPSFILMPYGNEPGGKNHSEYLAKWVNYYKSLDPRRLWTSGAGWPQIPENQFHVTPDPRIQLWGAGLKSRLNAKPPETTTDYRDYIQKRNVPVISHEVGQWCVYPNFDEMKKYTGYLKPRNFEIFRDSLGAHHMGDEARQFLLASGKLQTLCYKEDIESALRTPGMGGFELLDLHDFPGQGTALVGVLDPFWEDKGYVTAGEYSRFCNSTVPLARLTQRVFTTDETLEADLELAHFGPAPIHATTIWKIVAADGEVIAQGEFPAKDLPIGNGIALGHIRAPLKRASAPQQCKLVVAVEQSASAHQTISPARYENDWDIWIYPPRVTAAVPADLTVVNELSDAALAKLNAGGKVLLLIPPQRVKNAEKAPVKLGFSSIFWNTAWTGRQAPTTLGILCDPKSPALAEFPTEFHSNWQWWYLVSCAGAMILDDLPAKLRPTVQVIDDWVTNRKLGLLFEAKVGAGKLAVCSIDLENDLEADPVRRQFRQSLLDYLESSRFKPHLSITPEQVRALMTSADKARGLAVASIEADSEELGYEAANMMDRDSSTLWHTSWSDGLKPHPHELRLRLMEPLTLRGVTVLPRQDGNHNGWIKDYECYVSEDGTNWGEPVATGTFSADAKLKTVTFARPVKTRFVRFVARTGFGDDRFTSMAEFNVLEEGKPAGATDSTGSADAAGAGRIF
- a CDS encoding SGNH/GDSL hydrolase family protein; the protein is MNFPMAAELNHETQEARKNGTWTQPFESGDEFVRRNAEVVGRNRSFSPRFAYLTSLAVLIFTVTVSAAPAGVAESANYLANVVAELGREWPSNRTVNIVCHGHSVPAGYAQTPEVRMLTAYPNRLHRALCGRFPHAVINVIVTGIGGENSESGAKRFERDVLALRPDVVTIDYALNDRAIGLKRAEAAWRSMITNALAHNVKVILLTPTPATTAKLDDPNDPLNQHAAQIRRLAAEYHVALVDSLEAFRAKVKAGVRLEDLMAQSNHPNGRGHELVAAELLKWFPKE